The Dioscorea cayenensis subsp. rotundata cultivar TDr96_F1 unplaced genomic scaffold, TDr96_F1_v2_PseudoChromosome.rev07_lg8_w22 25.fasta BLBR01001396.1, whole genome shotgun sequence genome contains a region encoding:
- the LOC120256319 gene encoding uncharacterized protein LOC120256319, whose product MAAQPSPKKRPRPPADDHDLKKVAEIVMVLSAMADMRAGAPPTSVEKSLIAEAREKLVKACEDARPRDLFSREAVRVLVEDLGLNRSRDPLLGFRPPKMSVAEKLLLTKRKMEESKEVVSHSSANATQFQPISFHASSDGNNSLFHGAPRFLPDKPSPLPYHAGGVQTASPMVAVPTVGSASSSSKLLQMSATHPVITSAKLATSSTPFATTSHAEVTHFRLGPRSNGSPYLTRVRATTDCLPEKSSTLSAHSAPNPALRFGQTNKFQDASTVKQEAVHEVNGIQTSVPVIADQDFKGSTVQATPGNLFMGHHSGLTYVHPPSGFPSHNDIAQIVQRTLQNKTSEHSNWTPPSTEYVNKGLSCQICKVAISDVESLLVCDSCEKGTHLKCLQSYGNKGMSKLEWHCPKCLISSNGKPLPPKYGRVTRSPAPAVSKDPSSISGTQASTETKPETPDSKTNHQIPNGNSSFLVHASTTGGNVGDAVPNLKTDETKEMQDMGFTIRTKMEDEMCIGATSDHSKEVAGKGCVNLGPDSTCPDENIETTSSSPSKTQKPNSESMLPMKGEDSSNPHDEIIEPDDIKCASNSNGIASQSLAVCDSQVDNKLDAPINFEGSVDLLHESSKANIDESEKPSKSSELSIVNADSEKSKDEVDANKETPSGALSNGDVIGVCVTPVSGPSIMDWVGDILEVAEEKNYYQACLIKGAVHKLQDHVMVSSNSQKAYPSKIQNLWEDNKAGLKLAIVIPYYFPADIPEAVGCPSIPVDREVYASNKENTIMVQEILGTCEVLPLHKFKEECSNSSNLQATDNSSHPIFFCKWTYDESKGMFYSHDS is encoded by the exons ATGGCCGCCCAACCCTCTCCCAAGAAGCGCCCGAGGCCTCCCGCCGACGACCATGACCTCAAGAAGGTAGCTGAGATCGTCATGGTGCTCTCCGCCATGGCTGACATGCGCGCTGGTGCTCCCCCCACCTCTGTGGAGAAGTCCCTAATCGCTGAGGCCCGGGAGAAGCTTGTTAAGGCTTGCGAGGATGCCCGGCCCCGGGATTTGTTCTCCAGAGaggcggttagggttttggttgaggATCTTGGGCTTAATCGCTCGAGGGATCCTTTGTTGGGATTTCGGCCACCCAAGATGTCTGTTGCTGAGAAGCTTTTGCTTACTAAGAGAAAG ATGGAGGAATCTAAGGAAGTGGTGTCACATTCGTCAGCCAACGCAACTCAATTTCAGCCAATAAGCTTTCATGCTAGCTCTGATGGCAATAATTCTCTATTTCATGGAGCTCCTAGGTTTTTACCAGATAAACCAAGCCCCTTGCCATATCATGCTGGAGGTGTTCAGACTGCTTCACCCATGGTGGCTGTTCCAACAGTAGGTTCTGCAAGCTCATCATCAAAGCTACTGCAAATGTCTGCAACGCATCCTGTTATTACTTCTGCAAAGTTGGCAACTAGTTCAACTCCTTTTGCCACAACATCTCATGCAGAAGTAACACACTTTAGATTGGGTCCTCGATCTAATGGCTCACCATATTTAACTCGTGTTCGAG CTACCACTGATTGCCTGCCAGAGAAATCATCAACCTTATCAGCTCATTCAGCGCCCAATCCTGCACTGAGATTTGGGCAGACAAATAAGTTCCAGGATGCTAGTACAGTAAAACAGGAAGCTGTTCATGAAGTTAATGGCATCCAGACTTCTGTTCCTGTTATTGCAGATCAGGATTTCAAAGGTTCTACAGTGCAAGCTACACCAGGAAACCTTTTCATGGGACACCATTCTGGTTTAACTTATGTGCATCCTCCTTCTGGGTTCCCCAGCCATAATGATATTGCTCAAATTGTCCAAAGGACGCTGCAGAATAAGACATCTGAGCATTCTAACTGGACACCTCCATCAACTGAATATGTAAATAAGGGTCTGTCTTGTCAGATATGCAAGGTTGCAATTTCTGATGTAGAAAGTCTGCTTGTCTGTGATTCTTGTGAGAAAGGAACCCACTTGAAATGCCTTCAGTCCTATGGTAACAAAGGCATGTCCAAGCTTGAGTGGCACTGCCCAAAATGCTTGATATCAAGCAACGGGAAGCCATTGCCACCTAAATATGGCCGAGTTACGAGAAGCCCTGCTCCTGCTGTATCAAAGGATCCATCCAGCATAAGTGGCACTCAGGCTTCTACAGAAACAAAGCCTGAAACCCCAGACTCAAAAACAAACCATCAAATCCCCAATGGAAATTCTAGTTTTCTTGTTCATGCTTCAACAACGGGTGGTAATGTTGGTGATGCTGTCCCAAATTTGAAGACGGATGAAACAAAAGAGATGCAAGATATGGGTTTTACCATCAGAACAAAGATGGAAGATGAGATGTGCATTGGGGCAACCAGTGATCATTCAAAAGAAGTTGCTGGAAAGGGATGTGTTAATCTGGGCCCAGATAGCACATGTCCTGATGAGAACATTGAGACTACCTCGTCATCTCCAAGCAAAACGCAGAAACCAAATTCTGAATCTATGTTGCCGATGAAGGGTGAAGATTCTTCAAACCCACACGATGAGATCATCGAACCTGATGATATTAAGTGCGCATCTAACTCAAATGGCATTGCTAGCCAATCTCTTGCAGTGTGTGATTCACAAGTTGATAATAAATTAGATGCGCCAATCAATTTTGAAGGATCTGTAGATCTTCTACATGAATCCAGCAAAGCAAACATAGACGAATCGGAGAAGCCATCTAAGTCAAGTGAATTATCGATAGTTAATGCAGATTCTGAAAAGAGTAAAGACGAGGTAGATGCTAATAAGGAGACTCCAAGTGGAGCATTGAGCAATGGTGATGTGATTGGAGTCTGTGTCACACCTGTATCAGGTCCTTCCATAATGGATTGGGTTGGCGATATTCTTGAAGTTGCTGAAGAGAAAAATTACTATCAGGCTTGCCTTATCAAAGGCGCAGTTCACAAGCTCCAAGATCATGTCATGGTTTCTTCCAACAGTCAAAAAGCTTATCCTTCAAAGATTCAG AATTTGTGGGAAGACAATAAAGCTGGATTGAAATTGGCCATTGTCATTCCATACTATTTCCCAGCAGACATTCCAGAGGCTGTCGGTTGTCCATCAATCCCCGTAGACCGTGAG GTCTATGCTTCAAATAAGGAAAACACCATAATGGTCCAGGAGATTCTTGGTACTTGTGAGGTTCTACCTTTGCACAAGTTTAAAGAAGAATGCAGCAATAGCAGCAATTTGCAAGCTACAGATAATTCTTCACATCCCATTTTCTTCTGCAA ATGGACATACGATGAATCAAAAGGCATGTTTTATTCCCACGACAGTTAA
- the LOC120256323 gene encoding transcription initiation factor IIF subunit alpha — protein MSFDLVLKPACEGCGSSSELYGSTCKHTTLCLPCGKSMAQNRVRCHLCGTPVTKLIREYNVRSSVNTDKAFYIGRFVTGLPPFSKKKSAENKWSLHRDTPQGREKYKNKPWILEDETGQHQFQGQLEGAQSATYYLLMLHGKEFTALPAGSWYNFNKIAQYKQLTLEEAEEKMSKRKHNATGYERWMMKTATNGAAAFGEARKAELMASGGSDGGRPKKVKSNDDGNHSDKGEEDEEQEEARKNRLGLNKKDIDDDEDNAKGGDLDLDDDDPEKGDDWEHEEIFTDDDEAVGNNPEEREDLAPEIPAPPEIKQDDEDEAEEEEGGLSKSGKELKKLLGKANGLNEPDGDDDDDDGDGNDETGSSPVLAPKLKDGPKDEPADNSPSKSAPNGSTKSTPPSSKSAKTKRKPGSDDAKSSNGAPSKKMKTENETRPTSEETPTKTSGTTKGSALSSRTGAAPAPSTAPVTEEEIRSVLLAMAPVTTQDLVAKFKARLKSQEDKSAFAEILRRISKIQKTNGHSYVVLREK, from the exons ATGTCGTTCGATCTCGTGTTGAAGCCGGCGTGCGAGGGCTGTGGATCGTCGTCGGAACTCTATGGTAGCACTTGCAAGCACACCACGCTCTGCCTCCCCTGCGGCAAGTCTATGGCGCAGAATCGCGTTCGCTGTCACCTCTGTGGCACCCCAGTCACCAAATTGATCCGG GAGTACAATGTCCGATCGAGTGTCAATACAGACAAAGCATTTTATATTGGAAGATTTGTTACTGGATTGCCGCCGTTCTCAAAGAAGAAGAGTGCTGAGAATAAGTGGTCGCTTCACAGGGATACGCCGCAAGGGCGG GAGAAGTACAAGAATAAACCTTGGATTTTGGAGGATGAGACTGGTCAGCATCAGTTTCAAGGACAGCTAGAGGGTGCACAGTCTGCGACATATTACCTTCTAATGTTACATGGGAAGGAGTTTACAGCTTTGCCTGCTGGTTCCTG GTATAACTTCAATAAAATTGCACAATATAAGCAATTGACACTTGAAGAGGCTGAGGAGAAGATGAGCAAAAGGAAGCACAATGCAACTGGATATGAAAGGTGGATGATGAAAACAGCGACTAATGGTGCTGCTGCTTTTGGTGAAGCAAGAAAAGCTGAGCTCATGGCTAGTGGTGGGTCAGATGGTGGTCGTCCTAAGAAAGTAAAAAGTAATGACGATGGAAACCATTCTGATAAGGGTGAGGAAGATGAGGAGCAAGAAGAGGCAAGGAAAAATAGGCTTGGGCTTAACAAAAAGGAtatagatgatgatgaagataatgcAAAAGGAGGTGATCTtgatcttgatgatgatgatcctgAAAAAG GTGATGACTGGGAACATGAAGAGATTTTCactgatgatgatgaagctGTGGGCAACAATCCAGAGGAGCGAGAAGATTTGGCTCCTGAGATTCCTGCGCCTCCTGAAATCAAACAG gatgatgaagatgaggctGAGGAAGAGGAAGGGGGACTGAGCAAGTCTGGAAAGGAACTGAAGAAACTGCTTGGAAAAGCGAATGGGCTAAATGAACCAGATGgcgatgatgatgacgatgatggcGAT GGTAATGATGAGACTGGCTCATCACCTGTACTTGCTCCTAAACTGAAGGATGGGCCTAAAGATGAGCCTGCTGATAACAGTCCATCAAAATCAGCACCTAATGGATCTACCAAAAGCACACCTCCTTCATCAAAGTCTGCAAAGACGAAAAGAAAGCCTGGAAGTGATGATGCCAAATCTTCAAATGGAGCACCTTCCAAGAAGATGAAGACAGAAAAT GAAACAAGACCTACGTCTGAAGAGACTCCAACTAAGACTAGTGGTACAACCAAAGGTTCTGCTTTGTCTTCAAGAACTGGTGCAGCACCAGCCCCATCAACTGCTCCAGTAACAGAGGAGGAAATAAGGAGCGTCCTTCTGGCAATGGCTCCAGTAACCACACAAGACTTGGTTGCTAAGTTTAAGGCGAGGCTAAAATCTCAAGAG GATAAATCAGCATTTGCAGAAATTCTGCGCAGAATTTCGAAAATACAGAAGACAAATGGTCACAGCTATGTTGTGTTGAGGGAGAAATAA